The Spirochaetota bacterium nucleotide sequence AAAAATTACCTTTAGCTGAAAGAGTCAGGCCAAAAAATATTAACCAATTAATAGGTCAAAAACATTTACTTGGCCAAAATAAACCTTTATATAATATATACAATGAAGGAATCTTACAATCATTTATTTTATATGGACCCCCTGCAACAGGAAAATCAACATTTGCAAAATTATATTCTGAAAAATTATCTATTAAAACTTATTATTTAAATGCAAATATTTTGAATAAAAAAGAACTATCTGATATTATAAAAAATACTGAAAAAGATAAAAGTGTATTAAAAAAAAAAGAAGAGGATTTATTTCAATTAAATAACACTTTTAATAATTCACATAATAAAGATAAAATTATACTTATTATAGATGAAATTCATAGAATTTCTAGACCAAAACAAGATACTCTTTTAGAACCCTTAGAAAAAGGAGATATTTTAATTATTGGAACAACTACAGAAAATCCTTTTTTCTTTCTTCAACCTGCTTTAAGATCAAGAATTTTTATCTATGAATTTTACGATCTTTCTTATGAAGAAATTAAGGAAGCAATTTTATCTTCATTAGAAAGAGACATTTTTTTTAAAAATTATGCAATAAATTTTGAAGAAGAAGCTTTATTTTCTCTTATAAATAAAGTAAAGGATATAAGAAAAATCCTTAATATAATTGAAATAATTGTTAATTCAAAAATTAAAAATAAAATATTAGATAAAAGCACAGAAAATATTAATATATCAATAAATGATCTTTACAATTTTCTCGAATTAAAAAATACAAAGTTAATAAATAACTATTCTCTTAATGATGCTATTTCTGCATATATAAAATCTATGAGAGGAACAGACCCT carries:
- a CDS encoding AAA family ATPase; translated protein: MNTKKLPLAERVRPKNINQLIGQKHLLGQNKPLYNIYNEGILQSFILYGPPATGKSTFAKLYSEKLSIKTYYLNANILNKKELSDIIKNTEKDKSVLKKKEEDLFQLNNTFNNSHNKDKIILIIDEIHRISRPKQDTLLEPLEKGDILIIGTTTENPFFFLQPALRSRIFIYEFYDLSYEEIKEAILSSLERDIFFKNYAINFEEEALFSLINKVKDIRKILNIIEIIVNSKIKNKILDKSTENINISINDLYNFLELKNTKLINNYSLNDAISAYIKSMRGTDPDASIYYLSLMLENGEDPEFIARRLIIFASEDIGLAYPYALPIATSCLEAVKNIGMPEAAIILSHITILFSLLKKNNSTYKAYLNAKNFIQNGNFLNIPYYLRGGARKLFDKYLMKDINSENNKLNNTTLNENLQNDENIEEYLYPHDFPDHYIKQRYIEKEVKFYFPELIGFEVDLIKWYEYLQNKYNKKN